Proteins encoded within one genomic window of Methanosarcina barkeri str. Wiesmoor:
- a CDS encoding Maf family nucleotide pyrophosphatase, translating into MRQIILASASPRRKELLKQLIGDNFLVYASSYEESPCPGMHPKELLLKHSAEKARDVAKHFNSGLVISADTSVFFNGELLGKPKSSEEAEKMLKLLSGQRFLVITGLTVLDLDSGKEISELKSTTVWMDKISNEQISAYVRTGEPLDKAGAFAVQGKGAAFVEKIEGDFFNVVGLPLFRLGKILQKAGVSIFEEGLS; encoded by the coding sequence ATGCGTCAGATAATTCTCGCATCTGCATCTCCAAGGCGAAAAGAATTGCTTAAACAACTTATAGGAGATAACTTTCTGGTCTATGCCAGTTCCTACGAGGAATCTCCTTGCCCTGGCATGCACCCTAAAGAACTTCTCTTAAAGCACTCCGCCGAAAAAGCCAGAGATGTGGCTAAGCATTTCAATTCCGGGCTTGTAATTTCTGCTGATACCTCGGTGTTTTTTAATGGAGAACTCCTGGGAAAACCCAAATCTTCCGAAGAGGCAGAGAAAATGCTGAAACTCTTAAGTGGACAGCGATTCCTGGTTATAACCGGGCTTACAGTCCTTGACCTTGACAGCGGGAAAGAAATCAGTGAACTGAAATCCACGACAGTCTGGATGGACAAAATAAGTAATGAACAGATTTCAGCCTATGTCAGAACAGGAGAACCTCTTGATAAAGCAGGGGCTTTTGCTGTTCAGGGAAAAGGGGCAGCCTTTGTGGAAAAAATCGAGGGTGATTTCTTTAACGTCGTAGGTCTCCCTCTTTTCCGTCTTGGAAAGATCCTGCAGAAAGCTGGAGTATCTATATTTGAGGAAGGTCTATCCTGA
- a CDS encoding cation:proton antiporter: MVSSLLANVDVLLGFAILILTIFYRFQVPPVLGFLVTGMLIGPYGLGILNGGQNELNADLGVIFLLFTIGVDLSLKELWKMKKALFLGGILQILLTTFLTLIICSSLGFSSATSVFFGFLISLSSTAIVLKVLQDRNEVYTQHGKTSLAILIFQDLAIVPLILITPLLAGDSLNFEGSLSTVFLKGSLVILVFILSAKFLIPYIFYHVGRTGNKELFLVSVVFICLSTALFTSSIGLSLALGAFLAGIVISGSQYSQQAMGNIVPLRDMFMSFFFVSVGMLLNVGYLLDHLPILILASIALIFVKSIAGVTITFLLGYPLRTAILAGLALSQVGEFSFVLSRLGVEYSLLTEETYQAFLAVSILTMGVTPFLINASYKPVDFLVTKVSGTTNGLKLIHGLYSEPIKEEEQAEPEMKDHLIIVGFGFSGRTVSKAAKAAGIPYIIVEANPETVIQEKQNGGNIHYGDATFEAVLEHAGVKSARVLIIGISDSTATGKIVEIAKKLNPNICIIAKVRDLQEMKRLNSLGADEIIPEEYETSVEIFVRVLEKYLVPRENIEKLVNDVRANDYRMLRKLSGNICDDSEFSIKEGLPGVDIQVLKVEDGSSFDGKALEDLNFRKKHGVTVLSVRRGSDLIYTPEGNFILQAKDACILLGKPEDLCNIRRFFESIHG, from the coding sequence ATGGTATCCTCTTTACTGGCAAACGTTGACGTACTTCTTGGTTTTGCTATCTTAATTCTTACTATTTTCTACAGATTTCAAGTTCCTCCTGTACTTGGTTTTCTTGTAACCGGAATGCTGATTGGTCCATATGGGCTTGGTATTCTCAATGGAGGACAGAATGAACTAAATGCCGATCTCGGTGTAATCTTTTTGCTTTTTACAATTGGAGTTGATCTCTCCTTAAAAGAACTATGGAAGATGAAAAAGGCTTTATTTTTGGGTGGAATTCTCCAGATCCTCTTAACTACGTTTCTTACCCTTATTATTTGTTCATCTTTAGGTTTTAGCTCGGCTACCTCTGTTTTTTTCGGTTTCTTGATTTCACTTAGCAGTACTGCAATAGTACTCAAAGTCCTCCAGGACAGAAACGAAGTTTATACACAACATGGGAAAACCTCACTCGCAATTTTGATATTTCAGGATCTCGCTATTGTCCCCCTAATTCTTATTACTCCATTATTGGCTGGAGACTCTCTGAATTTTGAAGGTTCACTTTCAACTGTTTTTCTTAAAGGTTCATTGGTCATTCTGGTTTTTATCCTGAGTGCCAAGTTCCTGATTCCCTATATATTCTACCATGTGGGCAGGACAGGCAATAAAGAATTATTCCTTGTAAGCGTTGTCTTCATTTGCCTTTCTACTGCTCTTTTTACTTCAAGTATCGGACTGTCTCTTGCCCTGGGTGCGTTTTTAGCTGGAATTGTCATATCAGGTTCCCAGTACAGCCAGCAAGCAATGGGCAATATTGTACCTTTGAGAGATATGTTCATGAGCTTCTTTTTTGTATCTGTAGGGATGCTCTTGAACGTCGGATATTTGCTTGATCATCTCCCTATCCTTATTCTTGCTTCAATTGCCTTAATTTTTGTAAAATCAATTGCAGGAGTAACTATAACTTTTCTTCTCGGCTACCCACTCCGTACAGCTATATTGGCAGGGCTTGCGTTGTCTCAGGTAGGAGAATTTTCTTTTGTTCTATCCAGATTGGGGGTGGAATATTCTCTCCTGACTGAAGAGACTTACCAGGCGTTTCTTGCAGTTTCTATACTTACTATGGGAGTTACACCTTTTTTGATTAATGCTTCCTACAAGCCTGTTGATTTCCTTGTCACAAAAGTTTCAGGAACAACCAATGGCCTGAAGCTAATACATGGCTTATATTCGGAACCTATTAAAGAAGAGGAACAGGCTGAGCCTGAAATGAAAGACCATTTAATCATCGTAGGTTTTGGTTTTTCCGGAAGAACAGTCTCGAAGGCTGCAAAAGCCGCAGGCATCCCTTATATTATTGTAGAAGCAAACCCTGAAACTGTTATTCAGGAAAAACAGAACGGGGGGAACATCCACTATGGAGATGCAACTTTTGAGGCTGTACTGGAACATGCAGGCGTTAAGAGTGCAAGAGTTCTTATTATTGGGATCTCGGATTCGACCGCCACAGGTAAGATAGTAGAAATTGCAAAAAAATTAAATCCGAACATCTGCATCATCGCAAAAGTAAGGGATCTGCAGGAAATGAAACGCCTCAATTCCCTAGGAGCGGATGAAATCATCCCCGAGGAGTACGAAACCTCAGTAGAAATCTTTGTCCGAGTGCTGGAAAAGTATCTGGTTCCGAGAGAAAACATTGAAAAACTCGTAAATGATGTGCGGGCTAATGACTACCGGATGCTGCGGAAATTGTCCGGGAATATATGTGATGATAGCGAGTTCAGTATAAAAGAGGGGCTTCCGGGAGTTGATATTCAGGTCCTTAAAGTGGAGGATGGTTCAAGTTTCGATGGAAAAGCTCTTGAAGACCTGAACTTTAGAAAAAAACACGGAGTTACAGTACTTTCGGTTCGCAGAGGCTCGGATCTGATTTACACTCCAGAAGGTAATTTCATCCTTCAGGCAAAAGATGCCTGTATCCTTCTGGGAAAACCTGAGGATCTTTGCAATATCAGGAGATTCTTTGAAAGTATTCATGGATAA
- a CDS encoding DUF2769 domain-containing protein, with protein MGRDAPIEEKSTITPRDRNVTFERGTEFVVPYVEKNISRCRCSQCPVQAKSQCAQSEVQSAKQALKNAPAGEVPDPENVPGVYCSEGTAPCQDLDFDRQCICSSCEVWKEYDLKNANPNNHFCQHGRAT; from the coding sequence ATGGGAAGAGATGCACCAATCGAAGAGAAGAGTACTATAACACCTAGAGATCGAAATGTAACTTTTGAAAGAGGCACGGAGTTTGTGGTTCCTTATGTAGAAAAAAATATTAGCAGGTGTAGGTGCTCGCAGTGCCCAGTTCAGGCTAAGAGTCAATGTGCACAGAGTGAAGTTCAGAGTGCAAAACAGGCATTGAAGAATGCGCCCGCAGGTGAAGTTCCAGACCCAGAAAATGTTCCGGGTGTTTATTGCTCGGAAGGTACGGCCCCATGTCAGGACCTTGACTTTGACAGGCAATGTATCTGCAGTTCATGTGAGGTCTGGAAGGAATATGATCTAAAAAATGCAAATCCAAACAACCATTTCTGTCAACATGGCAGAGCGACTTGA